The Paraburkholderia fungorum genome window below encodes:
- a CDS encoding phospholipase D family protein: MTKFRAAFAVLLVVLLSACASLPPQAGRTETHAVAPSDSTRLGAAFTPQERKHPGQTAFYLLPDGVDALLGRIALTDAADRTLDLQYYIWHDDLTGRHLANAVLRAADRGVRVRVLLDDLGTNGDDQVLLALASHPNIQLRLFNPVASRSFKKVGAALEFSRVNRRMHNKSIIADNEAAIVGGRNIGDEYFGASNDVSFGDLDVLTHGAVVSKISVAFDEFWNSDAAYPIENLTGHPAEPGALDAYRKRLDAFVASQRDTPYVARATQRYAELMQMRDIDFAWGKATLLYDDPAKITRAPDDSTGHLLTQFNSLSVEPSQQMLIVSPYFVPGKKGVEWLSKETARGVRVTILTNSLAATDVAAVHAGYQRYRKDLLDAGVHLYELKPAASSGDSKEKKSLLGSSKASLHAKTYVFDKSSIFIGSMNLDPRSITLNTEIGVYCESGALAAQVVDGLEPKLDQIAWRLEERTDANGTKRIVWIDTDANGKETELDEPDVSGLKRVGIWFLSLLPIESEL; encoded by the coding sequence ATGACAAAGTTTCGCGCCGCGTTCGCGGTCCTGCTGGTGGTCCTGTTGTCGGCTTGCGCGAGCCTGCCGCCGCAGGCAGGGCGAACCGAAACCCACGCCGTCGCGCCGTCGGACAGCACGCGTCTCGGCGCGGCCTTCACGCCGCAGGAGCGCAAGCATCCGGGTCAGACCGCGTTTTACCTGCTGCCCGATGGCGTCGACGCCTTGCTCGGCCGAATCGCACTCACCGATGCCGCGGATCGCACGCTCGATCTCCAGTACTACATCTGGCATGACGACCTGACGGGCCGGCACCTGGCGAACGCGGTGCTGCGCGCGGCGGATCGCGGCGTGAGAGTACGCGTGCTGCTCGACGACCTCGGCACCAACGGAGACGACCAGGTACTGCTGGCACTCGCGTCGCATCCGAACATTCAGTTGCGGCTGTTCAATCCGGTTGCGAGCCGGAGCTTCAAGAAAGTGGGCGCGGCGCTGGAGTTCAGCCGCGTGAACCGGCGCATGCACAACAAGTCGATCATCGCCGACAACGAAGCGGCCATCGTCGGCGGCCGCAATATCGGCGATGAGTATTTCGGCGCGTCTAACGACGTGTCGTTCGGCGATCTCGACGTGCTGACGCATGGCGCCGTAGTCAGCAAAATCTCCGTCGCGTTCGACGAGTTCTGGAATTCCGACGCGGCGTATCCGATCGAAAACCTGACGGGTCATCCGGCGGAACCTGGCGCGCTCGACGCTTATCGCAAGCGTCTGGATGCGTTCGTTGCATCACAACGCGATACACCCTACGTCGCCCGGGCCACGCAGCGCTACGCGGAGCTGATGCAGATGCGCGACATCGATTTTGCGTGGGGGAAAGCGACCCTGCTCTATGACGACCCCGCAAAAATCACGCGTGCCCCGGACGATTCAACCGGCCATCTGCTGACGCAGTTCAATTCGTTGAGCGTCGAACCCAGTCAGCAGATGCTGATCGTTTCGCCCTACTTCGTGCCCGGCAAAAAGGGCGTCGAATGGCTGAGCAAAGAAACCGCGCGCGGTGTTCGCGTCACCATTCTCACCAACTCGCTCGCAGCCACCGACGTGGCGGCCGTGCATGCCGGATATCAGCGCTATCGCAAGGATCTGCTCGATGCGGGCGTTCATCTGTACGAGTTGAAACCGGCGGCTTCTTCCGGCGATTCGAAGGAGAAGAAGTCGCTGCTGGGTTCGTCGAAGGCGTCGCTGCATGCGAAGACTTACGTGTTCGACAAGTCCAGCATCTTCATCGGCTCGATGAATCTCGATCCTCGTTCGATCACGCTGAATACGGAAATCGGCGTGTATTGCGAAAGCGGTGCGCTCGCGGCACAGGTCGTCGACGGCCTGGAGCCGAAACTGGATCAGATAGCGTGGCGACTCGAAGAACGGACCGACGCGAACGGTACAAAGCGGATCGTCTGGATCGACACCGACGCCAATGGAAAAGAAACAGAACTCGACGAGCCGGACGTGTCGGGACTCAAGCGCGTCGGAATCTGGTTCCTCAGCCTGCTGCCGATCGAATCGGAGCTATGA